A segment of the Carya illinoinensis cultivar Pawnee chromosome 1, C.illinoinensisPawnee_v1, whole genome shotgun sequence genome:
tatcacaatagcAAGTATGACggaaaataataagataaagaataATAACATTACTCAATTATTAATTACGAGTTAGTAAGTTGATCATTGAATGTCCAGATGGAAgctacatattacattgttgCGGTTTTGGCGCTTGGATTAGAGGCTGCACAAATTATGTTCAACAATAACAAGCCTATGAATTGGGTGGTGCTGGGACTTAGTGTTGCGGGTTGTCTTACAACGTGGATGGTGTTTGCTCTGAATGCAAGGCAAAAAAACGCTAGGTTTTCTTTTGGGTGCTTCTTTCTATCTGATGGACAAATATATGGGACTATCTGCGAATACGTTGACTCGTATGCATCAATTATTCAGATCATATTGTCAATAATTTCTATTATTGTCAAATTTCCGAAGCCTTTGACTGTTGGTGGAATTATTATATCTTCTGCAATGATCTTCTCAAAGTTGACCGCGAGGTGCACTCCCAGCCATTCCTAGTACTCTTTTGGTTTGTTAAAAAGATATGTATGATTGTAATAATATGCAGTTGGGTAAGCCAAGGGCCTGGTTGGTTTTGAACTTCCATGGTGCCAATCAGTCTTAACTTGAGTTTTGCTTGAGCTTCTCCATCCATGTGGCTGCCATTAGCAACTCTTATAAATTATGTGGCAAGTATTCTCTCTTTATCTAATacttttttcccatcattcagcTGACTTTGAATAATTTATAGGtcaatttgaatatgataagttAATTACATGAGCATGCTATTATGATTTAAATGCAACCATTTATTTATGGGGAGACTTGTTATTGAGAAGTGGTTAAAGAATTCGATTAATAAGGTAACATGCAATAAGTATGCAGTAGCCCCTAAATTGTAAAGGAATGTTGGATTGAGAATTTAAAGTTGTAACGACCCCGTCCAATAATTATAAGGATAATTTTATTCGGCATATATTATGGTAGATGGACCATATTGGAAAACTCAATTACAATCTATTGGATAATTTTGAACAGACCGAGAGCCCATAAATTAATATGGTAAGTTATGGGTTTCCTATTGGGCTCAATAATAAGATTAAAGCCCAATTAGTAATTATGGACAAGCGTGTTCTATTAATTGGTATTGGGCCTTAGAGATTATTTCTGAGCCCAAAAATATTATCGGACAAGTTGGGACCAATTTTAAACTTTAAGATCGGCCTGTTAGGCTTATCAGGTGACTTAGTCTATAATATTTAGACAAACCCTAAAATTTTTCTAATCCCAggataaattgtttttttattattatttattattaagaaaaatccCAAAACATGCACCCAACACAAGACCCAAAGACCCACGAAAAGGGCCAAGCCCATTTACTCGGCATCCCAAACCCATGTATGAAACCATACACGTACATTGATCACCATCTCTACCTTCATCAACCGCAGACCCCGCCCTCAGCTGATTTCTTAGTCCGAAAGATTTCGACAATTTTGTAACCGACTTACATGCCGAAATTCTCAATTATTTATATCCTCTCTTTTGTTTCCCCCCATGACATTCCTTCCTCAGCCATTGGCAAACAAAACAGCAAGCCTCCCCCACGTCTCAGCCCTTACCTTGTCGTAAACCACACTGAAGCCACAGTCAAACACAAGCACATAAGCCGAAATCATGGGGACCAACATATGAAGCCCCTCGCAAACCGCAATAAACCCTTCACCTTTTCTCCAAGTAGCACATACCCCATGTAGGCTGACGTCCAACCTGTTGATGGGGGCCAACCCAAATTGCCAGACCCAATGGGAAAGGAGCATTGCACATTTATGACAGCACCACATTAAAGCTTCTTTCTGCACAAAACCAACGTTAGCTACCCTATCTTCTCCATGCCTAGCAAACCCAAAGGGCAACAAAGACCACCCAAAGTGATTAGTCCCATGCCCGATAGCCCCAACATTGCACTCCCTCCACCACGGATAGTCAAGAGCAAGCTGATGTCACCTTAGCCATTGTCTCCGTCGTGCCTTGCCTTCTTCCGCATGgtgttctttatttttccttggATAAGATATGCCGCACACCCCTCTAGTTCTAGAATAAATCTATGCTACTTTAAATTGCTTTGAGGTCTTCAGCTTTCAAAAGAAGTACAGACATATGTTAGTATAATTACAAAGATTGCCATTAAAAGCCCCTTGCCACGTAGCcatcttgtaaaatctttgaACTAGTTTTAGTGTTATGACCCTATTAGATAGTGTTATGATCCTTTTAAATGGGCTGAACTCACATGGGCCTTTGTTATAGATGGGCTTACTCCAATTTCAACTTGAGTTTTAATGGGCTTAAATCAACTATTTCATAAACTTTTCACATAAACTATTTTACAGAAAATAATTAaggatttaaattatattatttagtattaaatttttacaatttgTATTTTAGTAGTAAATAGTAAGTgttaaattcatttcaaatgTTTAAGTCTGATTAAGTCtattttattaaacaaaattttgatatttattttaataaattttgttataattatGTAACTAAGTTGTgaattgaaaataaagaaatgtgTTAagaatttaaatgatattattatttgttagatttcttgtaaaatcgaataattatgttaatgccaaaaaaaatttaacttatttgtgaattaaaatttttgcgACTTATTTTAACAGCTTGTATAAGGCCTACTTATTCTACTAAATTATAATCTAAAGTGAGAATATGTTATTagcatttaatttattatatgatattaGTATTTAATGACTTTGTATGAAACATAATacttataaaattattctttatgaTAGGTAATTAATTAAGTAGAATATTAtaacacattttcaaaaaaCATTTGTGACGCAGATTCGTAGTTTGTATAGATAACGAACTACGAAGTGAGATTTATGAAGC
Coding sequences within it:
- the LOC122301823 gene encoding uncharacterized protein LOC122301823 yields the protein MSDEISSSLKKTVPNSAGGINRDVDLEAGKDTLQSPRWRSIYLVMEATYYIVAVLALGLEAAQIMFNNNKPMNWVVLGLSVAGCLTTWMVFALNARQKNARFSFGCFFLSDGQIYGTICEYVDSYASIIQIILSIISIIVKFPKPLTVGGIIISSAMIFSKLTARCTPSHS